A window of the Cannabis sativa cultivar Pink pepper isolate KNU-18-1 chromosome X, ASM2916894v1, whole genome shotgun sequence genome harbors these coding sequences:
- the LOC115724569 gene encoding uncharacterized protein LOC115724569, whose product MNAAVAQYLEEIGFEKWVRSYFPGVRYNVMTSNWAKSFNNTTKDARGFPITAVVAFLRSKVQKWFASQKEKADKWTKPLAPEMEEDLTLHFEKGWYLNVDSCGPYTLQLHPSRNSSDWWRSGLPGTYLHLRLVPERSISAYTLCSPYYTTEYWRRTYEGTITPVGDEDDWELPDDIKNMKVGVPIEKQPVGRPKKQKVGRIKNNRTACNDERIIKSQNCSKCGAKGHNRSTCAYRC is encoded by the exons ATGAATGCTGCGGTTGCACAATATCTTGAGGAAATTGGATTTGAAAAATGGGTCCGGTCGTACTTTCCAGGGGTACGTTATAATGTAATGACGAGCAACTGGGCTAAGAGCTTCAACAACACaactaaggatgcaagaggCTTCCCGATCACTGCTGTTGTAGCATTCCTGAGGTCCAAAGTCCAAAAGTGGTTTGCTTCACAAAAAGAAAAAGCTGACAAGTGGACGAAACCcctagcaccagaaatggaggaggacttgacattgcattttgaaaaaggtTGGTATTTGAACGTTGACTCATGCGGACCTTACACGTTGCAGCTTCACCCCTCGAGGAACAGTTCTGACTGGTGGCGTAGTGGACTTCCAGGAACATACTTGCACTTGCGGCTTGTTCCA GAGCGAAGTATTAGTGCGTACACACTATGCTCGCCATATTACACGACAGAATATTGGAGGAGGACATATGAAGGAACAATTACGCCagttggtgacgaggatgattgggaatTGCCTGATGACATAAAGAACATGAAAGTTGGAGTGCCTATTGAGAAGCAACCAGTAGGGCGACCCAAGAAGCAAAAGGTTGGAAGAATTAAGAACAACCGAACTGCTTGTAACGATGAAAGGATTATCAAATCACAAAATTGTAGCAAGTGCGGTGCCAAGGGGCACAACAGAAGCACTTGCGCCTACCGATGTTaa